The Oscillatoria salina IIICB1 genome window below encodes:
- the aroQ gene encoding type II 3-dehydroquinate dehydratase produces MSAEALQKLSILVLHGPNLNMLGRREPGIYGSLTLAEINSLLEREGEKLQAKVSSFQSNHEGALVDAIQEAMDVHHGILINAAAYTHTSVAIRDALLAVKLPIVEVHLSNIYQREAFRHHSYIADVALGQISGFGGESYRLGLQGLVNYLRKNS; encoded by the coding sequence GTGTCAGCAGAGGCTTTGCAAAAGTTAAGTATTTTAGTTCTCCACGGACCTAACTTAAATATGTTAGGACGACGAGAACCAGGAATATATGGCTCTTTGACTTTGGCTGAAATTAACTCTCTCTTGGAACGAGAGGGAGAAAAGCTACAAGCAAAAGTTTCTAGCTTCCAGTCTAATCACGAGGGTGCTTTGGTAGATGCTATTCAAGAAGCGATGGATGTTCATCACGGTATTTTGATTAATGCTGCGGCTTATACTCACACTAGCGTAGCTATCCGGGATGCGTTATTAGCGGTTAAACTACCTATAGTTGAAGTCCATCTCAGCAATATCTATCAGCGTGAAGCCTTTCGCCATCACTCTTACATCGCAGATGTAGCCCTAGGACAAATTAGTGGATTTGGCGGTGAAAGTTATCGCCTAGGGCTACAAGGATTGGTCAATTATCTGAGAAAAAATAGTTAA
- a CDS encoding sensor histidine kinase: MSNTPNLREILAENSDLIMEQWMETVREDRRIESTAQLSDTALGNSLPELLKSLAVILKKSEENSLETIIEPSLTHGSLRAKQGYNPAEIAREYCLLRTTIFTVLEPGITQYPSPKIPQIYRQIDTVLDEALSQCFNGYVEERIEDFKQLQNQLTLTNSELNRLLEASKEHFSYLAHELKAPLTAVIGYSELLQRLQKEGKINIQLGSKNINGIEQVLAGGRHLLHIINDALELSSAQASNIELNIESIDLDDLIKKVVELFEPQAQRKNIRLKIDSDRAPEQIHTDAFRLRQILTNLVSNAVRYTDTGSVEITCTSEDNSHLSISVADTGIGISPKDQEKIFEPFSTAFVNQGRRYGEGTGLGLAITSRLVALLQGEIQLISHPGDGSTFTLILPLSYYQSKELEK, encoded by the coding sequence ATGTCAAATACACCCAATTTAAGAGAAATTCTTGCCGAGAATTCTGATTTAATTATGGAACAATGGATGGAAACTGTTCGTGAAGACCGACGTATAGAAAGTACAGCACAGTTATCCGATACTGCTTTAGGAAATTCTCTTCCCGAACTGTTAAAATCTTTGGCGGTGATTCTGAAAAAATCAGAAGAAAATTCTCTCGAAACCATCATTGAACCTAGTTTAACACATGGAAGTCTTAGAGCAAAGCAAGGATATAATCCGGCTGAAATTGCGCGAGAATATTGTCTTTTGCGGACAACAATTTTTACTGTTTTAGAACCAGGAATAACCCAATATCCTAGTCCAAAAATTCCCCAAATTTATCGTCAAATAGATACCGTTTTAGACGAAGCTTTGTCTCAATGTTTTAACGGTTATGTAGAAGAACGAATTGAAGACTTTAAACAACTTCAAAATCAATTAACTTTAACTAATTCAGAACTCAATCGCCTTCTCGAAGCTAGTAAAGAGCATTTTTCTTATCTTGCTCACGAACTTAAAGCCCCGCTAACTGCGGTTATTGGCTATTCGGAATTGTTACAGCGATTACAAAAAGAAGGTAAAATTAATATTCAGTTGGGTTCTAAAAATATTAATGGTATCGAGCAAGTTTTAGCAGGAGGAAGACATCTGCTCCATATTATCAATGATGCTTTAGAATTATCCTCTGCTCAAGCAAGTAATATCGAGCTAAATATCGAATCCATTGATTTAGACGATCTGATTAAAAAGGTTGTCGAACTATTTGAACCTCAAGCACAGCGCAAAAATATCAGACTGAAGATCGATAGCGATCGCGCACCCGAACAAATCCATACTGATGCTTTTCGTCTCCGCCAAATCCTGACTAACTTGGTTAGCAACGCCGTGCGCTATACTGATACTGGTTCGGTAGAAATTACTTGCACCAGCGAAGATAACTCCCACTTGAGCATTTCTGTAGCTGATACTGGTATTGGCATTTCTCCAAAAGACCAAGAGAAGATTTTTGAACCCTTCTCTACCGCCTTTGTTAACCAAGGTCGTCGTTACGGTGAAGGTACTGGCTTAGGTTTAGCCATCACCTCTCGCTTGGTAGCTCTTCTGCAAGGGGAAATTCAGCTTATTTCTCACCCTGGAGATGGCTCGACTTTTACGCTAATTTTACCCCTGAGTTACTACCAATCGAAAGAACTAGAAAAATAA
- a CDS encoding mechanosensitive ion channel family protein, giving the protein MIYQSPLIKSTLIFAQSAGEAANETAEQTREILAEITTWKVTQALILIGCAYIFVQIIDKLVNFISEKVHREWRLVIKQSQPFWRMLIVSLVAVILMNLFLNLSENNLLAITGTVAVALGFAFKDYVSSVIAGLIGLFEVPYRVGDRVTISNHYGEIVSYGLRAIHLRTPDDNIVVIPHNKLWTETVSNANTGELEALVVTQFYFDHDLDIELVSKILYRVAYTSKYTQLKLPIVVIVEEKPWGSLLKLKSYPMDARDEFIYQTDLIKRAKAILTKYGIAYPKFPVL; this is encoded by the coding sequence ATGATTTACCAATCGCCCCTAATTAAATCTACCTTAATTTTCGCTCAATCTGCGGGTGAAGCTGCTAATGAAACTGCCGAACAAACTAGAGAAATTTTAGCGGAAATTACTACTTGGAAAGTTACTCAAGCACTCATTCTTATCGGTTGCGCTTATATTTTTGTGCAAATAATTGATAAGTTAGTTAATTTTATCTCCGAAAAAGTTCATCGTGAGTGGCGCTTAGTAATTAAACAATCTCAACCTTTTTGGCGAATGTTGATTGTATCGCTTGTGGCAGTTATTTTGATGAATTTATTTTTGAATTTATCGGAAAATAATTTGTTAGCAATTACTGGGACAGTTGCAGTTGCTTTGGGTTTCGCTTTCAAAGATTATGTTAGTTCGGTAATTGCTGGTTTAATCGGATTATTTGAAGTACCTTATCGAGTTGGCGATCGCGTGACGATTAGTAACCATTATGGTGAAATTGTCAGTTACGGTTTGAGAGCAATTCACCTCCGCACTCCTGATGATAATATTGTTGTTATTCCTCATAATAAACTTTGGACTGAAACTGTTTCTAATGCTAATACCGGAGAGTTAGAAGCTTTAGTTGTTACTCAATTTTACTTCGATCACGACTTAGATATTGAATTGGTGAGTAAAATTTTGTATCGAGTTGCCTATACTAGCAAGTATACTCAGTTAAAACTGCCAATTGTCGTAATTGTCGAAGAAAAACCTTGGGGAAGTTTATTAAAATTGAAAAGTTACCCAATGGATGCGCGAGACGAGTTTATTTACCAAACTGACTTAATCAAGCGAGCTAAAGCGATACTAACAAAATACGGTATTGCTTACCCAAAATTTCCAGTTTTGTAA
- a CDS encoding mechanosensitive ion channel family protein: MNQELINILAQINLSEIGKDSQSLLRDITLSKITQAFFISIAAYWGAIICEKFINWLSERVPTQYRIGIKQSLPILRAIVLISASVTVLNLFVNLSTNNLLALTGTTAVALGFAFKDYASSVIAGLVALLEAPYRVGDRIAIGDYYGEVVDFGLREIRLTTPDDNIVTIPHNKIWTDAIANSNNGQLEIQVITDFYLSHRVDIQQVVDILRQAAYTSKYNQVKLPVVVALEEKRWGTLFHLKSYVMDAREEMAYKTDLIKRVKQAFARMNLAYPVVSDLPTTES; this comes from the coding sequence ATGAACCAAGAACTAATCAACATTCTGGCACAAATTAATTTATCTGAAATAGGTAAAGATTCTCAAAGCTTACTTAGAGATATTACTTTAAGTAAAATAACTCAGGCTTTCTTTATCTCCATTGCTGCTTATTGGGGAGCAATAATTTGTGAAAAATTTATTAATTGGCTTTCGGAACGAGTACCAACACAATATCGGATTGGGATCAAGCAATCTTTACCAATTTTACGCGCAATTGTCTTAATTTCTGCTTCAGTAACAGTATTGAATTTATTTGTTAATCTTTCTACTAATAATTTGCTAGCGTTAACGGGGACAACCGCAGTAGCATTAGGTTTTGCTTTCAAAGACTATGCTAGCTCAGTAATTGCTGGGTTAGTAGCGTTGTTAGAAGCACCTTATCGAGTTGGCGATCGCATCGCGATCGGCGATTATTATGGTGAGGTGGTAGATTTTGGTTTGCGGGAAATTCGCCTCACTACCCCCGATGACAACATCGTTACCATACCTCATAATAAAATTTGGACGGACGCGATCGCTAACAGCAATAATGGTCAGCTAGAAATTCAAGTCATCACTGATTTTTACCTCTCTCATCGCGTCGATATTCAACAAGTAGTTGATATTTTGCGGCAAGCAGCTTATACAAGTAAGTATAATCAGGTTAAATTACCCGTTGTAGTTGCTCTGGAAGAAAAGCGTTGGGGAACTCTATTTCATCTCAAATCTTACGTCATGGATGCTCGTGAAGAAATGGCTTACAAAACTGACTTGATTAAGCGGGTTAAGCAAGCTTTTGCTCGAATGAATCTTGCTTATCCCGTAGTTTCCGATCTACCTACAACTGAATCCTGA